A section of the Pedobacter sp. HDW13 genome encodes:
- the purU gene encoding formyltetrahydrofolate deformylase: MNELTVLISCPDQVGLVTHITRVLAAHQLNIIAMREFVDEANKAFFTRIACTGVLGNAEELKEKLLEKLPENAEVNLITQQEKQIAVLVTKEYHCLAEILIKNQFKTLGANVRCVIGNYESLCDFTEKLGIPFFYVDHNGKDKSTFETEIKEIINQFDVDYLVLAKFMRILSADFVKDYAGKIINIHHSFLPAFIGANPYRQAFERGVKIIGATAHFVTDNLDEGPIITQHTNHVDHNFGVKEMVRAGKEIEKKVLLEALELIFEDRVFVSGNKTIVFK, from the coding sequence ATGAACGAATTAACTGTACTCATTTCCTGCCCTGACCAGGTTGGTTTAGTAACACATATTACCCGTGTATTGGCTGCGCATCAGCTTAACATTATTGCCATGCGCGAATTTGTTGATGAAGCAAACAAGGCATTCTTTACGCGCATAGCTTGTACCGGAGTGCTGGGAAATGCTGAAGAGCTGAAAGAGAAATTGCTCGAAAAACTTCCTGAAAATGCTGAAGTTAATTTAATAACCCAACAGGAAAAACAGATTGCAGTTTTGGTAACGAAAGAATACCATTGCCTGGCCGAAATACTGATCAAAAACCAATTTAAAACTTTGGGTGCCAATGTAAGGTGCGTAATTGGCAACTATGAGTCGCTATGTGATTTTACAGAAAAACTAGGTATCCCATTCTTTTATGTCGATCATAATGGTAAAGATAAAAGCACTTTTGAAACGGAAATAAAGGAAATTATTAATCAGTTTGATGTAGATTACCTGGTGCTGGCCAAATTTATGCGCATTTTATCGGCCGATTTTGTGAAAGATTATGCCGGTAAGATCATCAACATCCACCATTCATTTCTACCGGCGTTTATAGGTGCTAACCCCTACCGCCAGGCTTTTGAAAGGGGAGTAAAGATTATTGGTGCAACGGCTCATTTTGTAACCGATAACCTGGATGAAGGACCTATTATTACCCAGCATACCAACCATGTTGACCATAATTTTGGCGTTAAGGAAATGGTGCGTGCCGGAAAGGAAATCGAGAAAAAAGTATTGTTGGAGGCGCTTGAATTAATTTTCGAAGACCGGGTTTTTGTAAGCGGAAATAAAACGATAGTGTTTAAGTAG